In Motilibacter aurantiacus, one genomic interval encodes:
- a CDS encoding class II fumarate hydratase, which produces MANEEYRIEHDSMGEVRVPARAKWRAQTQRAVENFPVSGQRIERAHIEALARIKAAAATVNAELGVLERDVADAIVGAAEEVARGDWDEHFPIDVFQTGSGTSSNMNTNEVIATLATERLGKPVHPNDHVNASQSSNDVFPSSIHIAATSAVVNDLVPALRHLEGELSRKAEQWARTVKSGRTHLMDATPVTLGQEFGGYAAQVRHGVERLEASLPRVAELPLGGTAVGTGINTPKGFSARVIAEVAGATGLALTEARDHFEAQGARDGLVELSGQLRTIAVSLTKISNDVRWMGSGPRTGLQELFLPDLQPGSSIMPGKVNPVIPEALCMVCAQVVGNDATVAFAGSAGNFELNVMLPVLARNVLESIRLLANMSRLFADKCVAGLVANEERCREYAESSPSVVTPLNKYLGYEEAAKVAKQSLAERKTIKQVVLERGYVDQGKLTAEQLDAALDVLSMTSPS; this is translated from the coding sequence ATGGCGAATGAGGAGTACCGGATCGAGCACGACTCGATGGGTGAGGTCCGCGTCCCGGCGCGGGCGAAGTGGCGTGCGCAGACCCAGCGCGCGGTGGAGAACTTCCCCGTGTCCGGGCAGCGCATCGAGCGCGCGCACATCGAGGCCCTGGCCCGCATCAAGGCCGCCGCCGCGACGGTCAACGCCGAGCTCGGCGTGCTGGAGCGCGACGTGGCCGACGCGATCGTCGGCGCCGCCGAGGAGGTCGCCCGCGGCGACTGGGACGAGCACTTCCCGATCGACGTGTTCCAGACCGGGTCCGGCACCTCCAGCAACATGAACACCAACGAGGTCATCGCCACGCTGGCGACCGAGCGCCTCGGCAAGCCGGTCCACCCGAACGACCACGTCAACGCCTCGCAGTCGAGCAACGACGTCTTCCCGTCCTCGATCCACATCGCCGCGACGAGCGCGGTCGTCAACGACCTCGTGCCGGCGCTGCGCCACCTCGAGGGCGAGCTGTCGCGCAAGGCCGAGCAGTGGGCGCGCACCGTCAAGAGCGGCCGGACCCACCTCATGGACGCCACGCCGGTGACCCTCGGCCAGGAGTTCGGCGGCTACGCGGCGCAGGTGCGCCACGGCGTCGAGCGGCTCGAGGCGTCCCTGCCCCGCGTGGCCGAGCTGCCGCTGGGCGGCACCGCCGTCGGCACCGGCATCAACACCCCGAAGGGCTTCTCCGCCCGCGTCATCGCCGAGGTCGCCGGAGCCACCGGGCTCGCGCTGACCGAGGCGCGCGACCACTTCGAGGCCCAGGGCGCCCGCGACGGCCTGGTCGAGCTCTCCGGGCAGCTGCGGACGATCGCGGTCTCACTGACCAAGATCAGCAACGACGTGCGCTGGATGGGGTCGGGGCCGCGCACCGGCCTGCAGGAGCTGTTCCTCCCCGACCTGCAGCCCGGGTCGTCGATCATGCCGGGCAAGGTCAACCCGGTCATCCCCGAGGCGCTGTGCATGGTGTGCGCGCAGGTCGTCGGCAACGACGCGACCGTGGCGTTCGCCGGCAGCGCGGGCAACTTCGAGCTCAACGTGATGCTCCCGGTGCTCGCGCGCAACGTGCTCGAGTCCATCCGGCTGCTCGCGAACATGTCCCGGCTCTTCGCCGACAAGTGCGTCGCCGGGCTCGTCGCCAACGAGGAGCGCTGCCGCGAGTACGCCGAGTCCTCCCCCTCGGTCGTCACCCCGCTCAACAAGTACCTCGGCTACGAGGAGGCCGCGAAGGTCGCCAAGCAGTCGCTGGCCGAGCGCAAGACGATCAAGCAGGTCGTCCTCGAGCGCGGCTACGTCGACCAGGGCAAGCTCACCGCCGAGCAGCTCGACGCGGCGCTCGACGTGCTGTCGATGACCTCGCCGTCCTGA
- a CDS encoding PhoH family protein has product MTAPSRSPQPSAAGPITYVLDTSVLLSDPRAMLRYPDADVVLPLVVITELEAKRAHPELGWFAREALRLLDDLRVEHGRLDEPLDVPGGGTLRVELNHVDDSALPAGFRQGDSDTRILSVARNLAVEGHGVVLVSKDLPLRVKAAAVGLSAQEYDTGAAVDAGWTGMAELEVAASVLDGLYEGERVEIDEARELPCHTGLRLLSERGSALGRVTPDKSVRLVRGDREAFGVHGRSAEQRVALDLLLDPEVGIVSLGGRAGTGKSALALCAGLEAVMERRQHRKVVVFRPLYAVGGQDLGYLPGSESEKMSPWGQAVFDTLGALVSPAVVEEVLDRGMLEVLPLTHIRGRSLHDAYVIVDEAQSLERNVLLTVLSRIGQNSRVVLTHDVAQRDNLRVGRHDGVASVIEALKGHPLFAHVTLTRSERSQIAALVTDMLGDLQV; this is encoded by the coding sequence GTGACCGCTCCGTCCCGCTCGCCGCAGCCGTCCGCTGCGGGCCCCATCACGTACGTCCTCGACACCAGCGTCCTGCTGTCCGACCCGCGCGCGATGCTGCGCTACCCGGACGCGGACGTGGTCCTCCCGCTGGTCGTCATCACCGAGCTGGAGGCCAAGCGCGCCCATCCCGAGCTCGGCTGGTTCGCCCGCGAGGCGCTCCGCCTGCTCGACGACCTGCGTGTCGAGCACGGCCGGCTCGACGAGCCGCTCGACGTGCCCGGGGGCGGCACCCTGCGCGTGGAGCTCAACCACGTGGACGACTCGGCCCTGCCGGCCGGCTTCCGGCAGGGCGACAGCGACACCCGCATCCTGAGCGTTGCACGCAACCTGGCGGTCGAGGGGCACGGCGTGGTGCTGGTGTCCAAGGACCTGCCGCTGCGGGTGAAGGCCGCGGCGGTGGGGCTGAGCGCGCAGGAGTACGACACCGGCGCCGCCGTCGACGCCGGGTGGACCGGCATGGCCGAGCTCGAGGTCGCGGCCTCCGTGCTCGACGGCCTCTACGAGGGCGAGCGCGTCGAGATCGACGAGGCGCGCGAGCTGCCGTGCCACACGGGCCTGCGGCTGCTCTCCGAGCGGGGCAGCGCGCTCGGGCGGGTGACGCCGGACAAGTCGGTACGCCTCGTGCGCGGCGACCGTGAGGCGTTCGGGGTCCACGGGCGCAGCGCCGAGCAGCGCGTGGCGCTGGACCTGCTGCTCGACCCCGAGGTCGGCATCGTCTCCCTCGGCGGCCGGGCCGGGACCGGCAAGTCCGCCCTGGCGCTCTGCGCCGGGCTGGAGGCGGTGATGGAGCGGCGCCAGCACCGCAAGGTCGTCGTCTTCCGCCCGCTGTACGCGGTGGGCGGGCAGGACCTCGGCTACCTGCCGGGGTCGGAGTCGGAGAAGATGAGCCCCTGGGGGCAGGCGGTCTTCGACACGCTCGGCGCCCTCGTGTCACCGGCCGTCGTGGAAGAGGTCCTCGACCGCGGCATGCTCGAGGTGCTCCCGCTCACGCACATTCGCGGGCGCTCGCTGCACGACGCGTACGTCATCGTGGACGAGGCCCAGTCGCTGGAGCGCAACGTGCTGCTCACGGTGCTGTCCCGCATCGGGCAGAACTCCCGGGTCGTGCTCACCCATGACGTGGCCCAGCGCGACAACCTGCGGGTCGGCCGGCACGACGGGGTCGCGTCGGTGATCGAGGCGCTCAAGGGGCACCCGCTCTTCGCCCACGTGACGCTCACCCGTTCCGAGCGCTCGCAGATCGCCGCGCTCGTGACCGACATGCTGGGGGACCTGCAGGTCTGA
- a CDS encoding cysteine dioxygenase translates to MSLPPTRTAPRLDLGLLALAVSDDVGWRRSVRFDPDQRWYARVAATATYEAWLLSWLPGQGTGPHDHGGSAGAFLVLRGELAESSYALGSATAPTQRLGTGSVRRFGPRHIHDVRNVGAVPAVSLHVYAPALRAMTRYGWEEGALVARSREKAGSDW, encoded by the coding sequence GTGTCCCTGCCCCCCACCCGCACCGCCCCACGCCTGGACCTCGGCCTGCTGGCCCTTGCCGTCAGCGACGACGTCGGCTGGCGCCGTAGCGTCCGTTTCGACCCCGACCAGCGCTGGTACGCCCGCGTGGCCGCCACCGCGACCTACGAGGCCTGGCTGCTCAGCTGGCTGCCCGGCCAGGGGACCGGCCCCCACGACCACGGCGGCAGCGCCGGCGCGTTCCTCGTGCTCCGGGGCGAGCTCGCGGAGTCGTCGTACGCCCTGGGCTCGGCGACCGCGCCCACGCAGCGGCTCGGCACCGGGTCGGTCCGCCGGTTCGGCCCGCGTCACATCCACGACGTGCGCAACGTCGGCGCGGTCCCGGCCGTGAGCCTGCACGTCTACGCGCCGGCGCTGCGCGCCATGACGCGGTACGGCTGGGAGGAGGGCGCGCTCGTCGCCCGCTCCCGCGAGAAGGCCGGGTCGGACTGGTGA
- a CDS encoding FAD:protein FMN transferase, protein MTITRESSDPGTTHDGHPAARRAWVRHLLGMPFSVHVRGPQALGPEVDALVGQALAVVRDVDRCFNPFRPDSELSLLNAGLLAGEDGSPQLREVTALCEQARALTGGAFDAELPDARGRRRLDPSGLLKGWAVERAAAELTLLEGHDWVVSAGSDLRVSCVPGSSWRVGVQDPADPTRLLRVLELSSGAVATSGGARAGARVVHPASGQPADGARAVTVVGDSAVWADAFATAGVVKGAGAFAWLSALPGYEAAVVERDGRTRSTWGPGARPR, encoded by the coding sequence GTGACGATCACCCGCGAGAGCAGCGACCCGGGCACCACGCACGACGGCCACCCGGCAGCGCGCCGGGCGTGGGTGCGCCACCTGCTCGGCATGCCGTTCAGCGTCCACGTCCGCGGGCCGCAGGCTCTGGGCCCGGAGGTGGACGCCCTGGTGGGCCAAGCGCTCGCGGTGGTCCGCGACGTGGACCGGTGCTTCAACCCGTTCCGCCCGGACAGCGAGCTCTCGCTGCTGAACGCCGGGCTGCTCGCCGGCGAGGACGGCTCCCCGCAGCTGCGGGAGGTGACGGCCCTGTGCGAGCAGGCCCGGGCCCTCACCGGGGGAGCCTTCGACGCCGAGCTCCCGGACGCCCGCGGCCGCCGCCGGCTCGATCCGTCGGGCCTGCTCAAGGGGTGGGCGGTCGAGCGAGCCGCCGCGGAGCTCACGCTGCTCGAGGGCCACGACTGGGTCGTGAGTGCCGGCAGCGACCTGCGGGTCTCCTGCGTCCCGGGCTCCAGCTGGCGGGTGGGCGTCCAGGACCCGGCGGACCCGACGCGCCTGCTGCGCGTCCTGGAGCTCTCCTCCGGGGCCGTGGCGACGTCGGGCGGGGCGCGCGCGGGCGCCCGCGTGGTGCACCCGGCGAGCGGGCAGCCGGCCGACGGGGCCCGGGCCGTCACCGTCGTCGGGGACTCGGCGGTCTGGGCCGACGCGTTCGCGACGGCCGGGGTGGTCAAGGGTGCCGGGGCCTTCGCCTGGCTCAGTGCGCTGCCGGGCTACGAGGCGGCGGTCGTCGAGCGTGATGGCCGGACGCGCAGCACGTGGGGGCCGGGGGCGCGGCCGCGCTGA
- a CDS encoding carbohydrate kinase family protein, with product MITVVGEALIDIVSRAGEPPHEHPGGSPFNVAVGLARLGAEVGLATRVGKDERGSRLVEHLRANGVHLLGDAEGLPRTSTAHATLDADGVATYEFDLVWDLPEVPLPAGTSCLHTGSLGLTIEPGASRVLAALPDIRRDVLVSYDPNPRPALVPDHEAAVRRVEEAVSLAHVVKVSEEDVEFLYPGSDYRDVAAKWLRGTGTDLVVVTRGGGGAYGATRGARVDLPGVPTDVVDTVGAGDAFMSGLLDALRRAGLLAVPRLQALRALTQDALHGLLHQAAVVGSLTCRRAGADQPTRAEVDAFLRR from the coding sequence GTGATCACCGTCGTCGGCGAAGCCCTCATCGACATCGTCAGCCGGGCGGGCGAGCCGCCGCACGAGCACCCCGGCGGCAGCCCGTTCAACGTCGCCGTCGGGCTGGCCCGGCTCGGCGCCGAGGTGGGGCTCGCGACCCGGGTGGGCAAGGACGAGCGCGGCTCCCGGCTCGTGGAGCACCTGCGCGCGAACGGCGTCCACCTGCTCGGCGACGCCGAGGGGCTCCCCCGCACCAGCACCGCGCACGCGACGCTCGACGCCGACGGGGTGGCGACGTACGAGTTCGACCTCGTGTGGGACCTGCCCGAGGTGCCGCTGCCCGCGGGGACCTCGTGCCTGCACACCGGCTCGCTCGGGCTCACCATCGAGCCGGGCGCCAGCCGGGTCCTCGCCGCGCTGCCCGACATCCGGCGTGACGTCCTCGTGTCGTACGACCCCAACCCCCGCCCCGCGCTGGTGCCCGACCACGAGGCCGCGGTACGCCGGGTCGAGGAGGCGGTCTCGCTCGCGCACGTGGTGAAGGTCTCCGAGGAGGACGTGGAGTTCCTGTACCCCGGTTCGGACTACCGGGACGTCGCGGCGAAGTGGCTGCGGGGCACGGGGACCGACCTGGTCGTCGTGACGCGCGGGGGCGGCGGGGCGTACGGCGCGACCCGCGGAGCCCGGGTCGACCTGCCCGGTGTCCCGACCGACGTCGTCGACACCGTCGGCGCCGGCGACGCGTTCATGTCCGGGCTGCTCGACGCGCTGCGCCGGGCGGGCCTGCTGGCCGTGCCGCGGCTGCAGGCGCTGCGCGCGTTGACCCAGGACGCGCTCCACGGCCTGCTCCATCAGGCCGCCGTCGTGGGCTCGCTCACCTGCCGCCGCGCGGGCGCCGACCAGCCCACCCGCGCGGAGGTTGACGCCTTCCTGCGCCGCTGA
- a CDS encoding methyl-accepting chemotaxis protein, which yields MRVKLGALVGASLLALATCVGVTAGSERTVSAAERELQTVNDANSLVLQLDRMASDLKVQGLQAIARPDPATQQSLLAQQLDSVQDGLEALRALALPPALDTARTRIETVYADYTGVIESFVRGAAADQAQARLSWEQIDADNYLARAVLENERGLFADSVRRAADRAADSRSSAAHVLWTTSGVAALVLVLLAYAIVTSVTRPLQRVRRSLAAMAVGDLTVPAQVSSRDEVGEMADALDQAQSSMRALIGSVAESAASVAAAAEEISATVRGMAGTARSSSGQAQAVSLAADQVSQSVQTVAKGAEEMSAAIGEIAHNANEAARVAGHAVTVAEETTGQMGKLGDSSRQIGDVVKLITSIAEQTKLLALNATIEAARAGEAGKGFAVVASEVKELAQETARATEEIGHRVEAIQADTEGAAVAIGEISSVVAQINGYQGGIASAVEEQTAVTAEMNRSVVEAAEGAGGIASNIAGLASAADVTTQSVAQSEEAVAELSRMAQDLHQLVASFRY from the coding sequence GTGCGCGTGAAGCTCGGTGCGCTCGTGGGGGCCAGCCTGCTCGCCCTCGCCACGTGCGTCGGCGTCACCGCCGGCAGCGAGCGCACCGTGTCCGCCGCGGAGCGCGAGCTGCAGACGGTCAACGACGCCAACTCCCTGGTCCTGCAGCTGGACCGGATGGCCAGCGACCTGAAGGTGCAGGGCCTGCAGGCGATCGCGCGCCCCGACCCGGCCACCCAGCAGTCGCTGCTGGCCCAGCAGCTCGACTCCGTGCAGGACGGGCTCGAGGCACTCCGCGCGCTTGCCCTTCCGCCGGCCCTCGACACCGCGCGCACCCGCATCGAGACGGTGTACGCCGACTACACCGGCGTCATCGAGAGCTTCGTCCGCGGCGCTGCGGCGGACCAGGCCCAGGCCCGGCTGAGCTGGGAGCAGATCGACGCGGACAACTACCTCGCCCGTGCCGTGCTCGAGAACGAGCGCGGGCTCTTCGCCGACAGCGTCCGCCGGGCCGCCGACCGTGCGGCCGACAGCCGCTCGAGCGCCGCGCACGTGCTGTGGACGACCAGCGGCGTGGCCGCCCTGGTGCTGGTCCTGCTCGCGTACGCGATCGTGACCTCGGTGACCCGGCCTCTGCAGCGGGTCCGTCGCTCACTCGCGGCCATGGCCGTCGGCGACCTCACCGTCCCCGCGCAGGTGTCCAGCCGAGACGAGGTCGGCGAGATGGCCGACGCCCTGGACCAGGCCCAGAGCAGCATGCGCGCGCTCATCGGATCGGTGGCCGAGTCCGCCGCCTCGGTGGCCGCCGCGGCCGAGGAGATCTCCGCGACCGTGCGCGGCATGGCCGGCACGGCACGCTCGTCCTCCGGCCAGGCGCAGGCGGTCTCGCTCGCGGCGGACCAGGTCTCGCAGAGCGTCCAGACGGTCGCGAAGGGCGCCGAGGAGATGAGCGCGGCCATCGGCGAGATCGCGCACAACGCGAACGAGGCGGCGCGGGTGGCGGGGCACGCCGTCACGGTCGCGGAGGAGACGACCGGCCAGATGGGCAAGCTCGGGGACTCGAGCCGGCAGATCGGCGACGTCGTCAAGCTCATCACCAGCATCGCCGAGCAGACCAAGCTGCTCGCGCTCAACGCCACGATCGAGGCGGCCCGCGCCGGTGAGGCGGGCAAGGGGTTCGCGGTCGTCGCCTCGGAGGTCAAGGAGCTCGCCCAGGAGACCGCCCGTGCGACGGAGGAGATCGGCCACCGCGTCGAGGCCATCCAGGCCGACACCGAGGGCGCCGCCGTCGCGATCGGCGAGATCAGCTCCGTCGTCGCGCAGATCAACGGCTACCAGGGCGGGATCGCCAGCGCCGTCGAGGAGCAGACGGCGGTGACGGCGGAGATGAACCGCAGCGTCGTGGAGGCGGCCGAGGGTGCGGGCGGGATCGCGTCCAACATCGCCGGGCTGGCGTCCGCCGCCGACGTCACCACGCAGAGCGTGGCGCAGTCGGAGGAGGCCGTGGCCGAGCTGAGCCGGATGGCGCAGGACCTGCACCAGCTCGTCGCGAGCTTCCGCTACTAG
- a CDS encoding isoprenyl transferase produces MALRELVYGLYARRLSARLDRPRVPRHVGIILDGNRRWARAVGEHPSEGHRRGGEKVSEVLGWCEESGVGVVTLWLLSTDNLARPHEELEPLLRIIEDVVDDLAARGRWRVHPVGALDILPPETAAVLKRAGDATSGVAGMLVNVAVGYGGRREIADAVRSLLQEHAERGTSIEELAEVLDVEHIAEHLYTKGQPDPDLVIRTSGEQRLSGFLLWQSAHSEFWFCDAHWPDFRKVDFLRAMRDYAARERRFGS; encoded by the coding sequence GTGGCACTGCGTGAGCTGGTGTACGGCCTCTACGCCCGGCGCCTGTCCGCGCGGCTGGACCGACCGCGGGTTCCGCGCCACGTCGGGATCATCCTCGACGGCAACCGGCGCTGGGCGCGCGCGGTCGGCGAGCACCCGAGCGAGGGGCACCGGCGGGGCGGGGAGAAGGTGTCCGAGGTCCTCGGGTGGTGCGAGGAGTCCGGCGTCGGGGTCGTGACCCTGTGGCTGCTGTCCACCGACAACCTCGCGCGGCCGCACGAGGAGCTCGAGCCGCTGCTGCGCATCATCGAGGACGTCGTGGACGACCTCGCGGCCCGCGGGCGCTGGCGGGTCCACCCGGTGGGCGCCCTCGACATCCTGCCGCCGGAGACGGCGGCCGTCCTCAAGCGCGCCGGTGACGCCACGTCGGGCGTGGCCGGCATGCTGGTGAACGTCGCGGTCGGCTACGGCGGGAGGCGCGAGATCGCGGACGCGGTGCGCTCGCTGCTCCAGGAGCACGCCGAGCGGGGGACCTCCATCGAGGAGCTGGCCGAGGTGCTCGACGTGGAGCACATCGCCGAGCACCTCTACACGAAGGGTCAGCCGGACCCGGACCTCGTCATCCGCACCTCCGGCGAGCAGCGGCTGTCCGGCTTCCTGCTCTGGCAGAGCGCGCACTCGGAGTTCTGGTTCTGCGACGCGCACTGGCCCGACTTCCGCAAGGTCGACTTCCTGCGCGCGATGCGGGACTACGCCGCGCGGGAGCGCCGGTTCGGGAGCTAG
- a CDS encoding flavin reductase family protein encodes MSVVPLRPVRAREGVAPDRLRSALRRHAASVVVVTVMDGESPAGLTVSSFTAVSLQPPLVSFCIANSSSSFGAVEAADTFAVSLLGSAQADIATRFATRGVDRFAQTPWELDEHGHPVISGALAWLTCATETQIPLGDHLLVLGRVLDVRPGRTGRPLVHHEGRFAAPTPIAPHRAGRPAPGPAGRG; translated from the coding sequence ATGAGTGTTGTCCCGCTGCGCCCCGTGCGGGCTCGTGAGGGCGTGGCGCCCGACCGACTCCGCTCCGCCCTTCGTCGCCACGCGGCCTCGGTCGTCGTCGTCACCGTGATGGACGGCGAGAGCCCGGCCGGTCTCACGGTCTCGTCGTTCACCGCGGTCTCCCTGCAGCCCCCGCTCGTGTCCTTCTGCATCGCGAACAGCTCCTCCAGCTTCGGGGCGGTGGAGGCGGCCGACACGTTCGCCGTGAGCCTGCTCGGGTCCGCCCAGGCCGACATCGCCACCCGGTTCGCGACACGCGGGGTGGACCGGTTCGCGCAGACCCCCTGGGAGCTCGACGAGCACGGCCATCCGGTCATCAGCGGCGCCCTCGCCTGGCTGACGTGCGCGACGGAGACGCAGATCCCGCTGGGCGACCACCTGCTCGTGCTCGGGCGCGTCCTCGACGTGCGCCCCGGGCGCACCGGCCGCCCGCTGGTGCACCACGAGGGCCGGTTCGCGGCGCCGACCCCGATCGCGCCGCACCGCGCCGGGCGTCCCGCACCGGGGCCGGCCGGCAGGGGCTAG
- a CDS encoding rhodanese-like domain-containing protein translates to MSTTTRTIDDVLAEARARLERLHPYEAAQELRAGAVLVDIRPAAQRAAEGEVPGALLVERNVLEWRFDPASSARLPIADHGLRVIVLCSEGYTSSLAAASLHDLGVTRATDVIGGFRAWAASGLPASGPLALSRF, encoded by the coding sequence GTGAGCACGACGACCCGCACCATCGACGACGTGCTGGCGGAGGCCAGGGCCCGGCTCGAGCGACTGCATCCGTACGAGGCCGCGCAGGAGCTGCGCGCCGGGGCCGTGCTCGTCGACATCCGTCCCGCCGCCCAGCGCGCGGCCGAGGGCGAGGTGCCCGGGGCCCTGCTGGTCGAGCGGAACGTCCTGGAGTGGCGCTTCGACCCCGCGAGCTCGGCCCGGCTCCCGATCGCCGACCACGGGCTGCGCGTGATCGTGCTCTGCTCCGAGGGCTACACCTCGAGCCTGGCGGCCGCCAGCCTGCACGACCTCGGGGTGACCCGCGCGACCGACGTGATCGGCGGGTTCCGCGCCTGGGCCGCATCCGGGCTGCCGGCGAGCGGCCCGCTGGCGCTCAGCCGCTTCTGA
- a CDS encoding sugar-binding protein gives MRKSLCGVLAATVLLALSGCSSSGGADAGSEPARGVVGLAMPTKDQQRWMGDGDNMVKQFSLLGYEPDLQYADDDAATQAAQIDAMIDRGARALVIGAVDGTKLTSVLSRAAVAGIPVVSYDRLIRGSADVSYYATFDNYKVGVQQATYIVEALGLAKGGAVRRIELFAGSPDDNNATFFWNGAMSVLRPYLRSGLLTVPSGQDTFAAAATPGWVSADAGKRMQQLLRGPDAGAPLDAVLAPNDGIARAVLEALESAGYGQGGQRRPVVTGQDAELDSVRSIAAGGQALTVYKDTRELAKVAVQMTDALLKDRAPMVNDTEQYDNGVKTVPTFLLQPIAVDRRNLQRVLVDGGYYTAEQVG, from the coding sequence GTGCGCAAGTCCCTGTGTGGCGTGCTTGCAGCCACCGTGCTGCTCGCGCTGAGCGGGTGCTCCTCCTCCGGCGGGGCGGACGCCGGGAGCGAGCCCGCCCGCGGCGTCGTCGGCCTCGCGATGCCGACCAAGGACCAGCAGCGCTGGATGGGCGACGGCGACAACATGGTCAAGCAGTTCAGCCTGCTCGGCTACGAGCCCGACCTGCAGTACGCCGACGACGACGCGGCGACGCAGGCTGCGCAGATCGACGCCATGATCGACCGCGGGGCCAGGGCGCTCGTCATCGGCGCCGTCGACGGCACGAAGCTCACGTCGGTCCTCTCGCGAGCAGCCGTCGCCGGCATCCCGGTGGTCTCCTACGACCGGCTCATCCGCGGCAGCGCTGACGTCAGCTACTACGCGACCTTCGACAACTACAAGGTCGGCGTGCAGCAGGCGACGTACATCGTGGAAGCCCTCGGCCTGGCGAAGGGCGGCGCTGTGCGCCGCATCGAGCTGTTCGCGGGCTCGCCCGACGACAACAACGCCACGTTCTTCTGGAACGGCGCCATGAGCGTCCTGCGGCCCTACCTGCGGTCGGGGCTTCTCACCGTCCCGAGCGGCCAGGACACGTTCGCCGCCGCCGCCACCCCGGGCTGGGTGAGTGCGGACGCGGGCAAGCGGATGCAGCAGCTGCTGCGCGGGCCGGACGCGGGCGCTCCGCTCGACGCGGTGCTCGCGCCGAACGACGGCATCGCGCGCGCGGTGCTCGAGGCGCTGGAAAGCGCGGGCTATGGCCAGGGCGGCCAGCGGCGCCCCGTCGTCACCGGTCAGGACGCCGAGCTCGACTCCGTCCGCTCGATCGCCGCGGGCGGGCAGGCGCTGACCGTCTACAAGGACACCCGCGAGCTCGCGAAGGTCGCCGTGCAGATGACGGACGCCCTGCTCAAGGACCGGGCGCCGATGGTGAACGACACCGAGCAGTACGACAACGGGGTGAAGACGGTGCCCACCTTCCTGCTGCAGCCCATCGCCGTCGACCGCCGCAACCTGCAGCGGGTGCTCGTGGACGGCGGCTACTACACCGCCGAGCAGGTCGGCTGA